The Bifidobacterium animalis subsp. animalis ATCC 25527 genome has a segment encoding these proteins:
- a CDS encoding RelA/SpoT family protein, protein MSEHEEDLRPANMLGCEISPNPLDPLAPIEAMCRQHHPDEDMEILSRAYTRAVIQHAEQRRRSGEPYIIHPLAVAQILADLGMGPGVVAAGLLHDTVEDTDYTLDECRAEFGDTVAGLVDGVTKLTKMDYGDSAQAETIRKMVVAMSRDVRVLVVKLADRVHNARTWRYVKPSSAQKKARETLDVYAPLANRLGMNAIKTELEELSFKVLYPKIYNEIVVLVERRAGQRDVYLKQIIEEIHEDLDDAHIDAYVTGRPKDYFSIYQKMIVRGHDFSDIYDLVGVRIIVDSIRDCYAVLGAVHARWSPVPGRFKDYIAMPKLNMYQSLHTTVMGPGGKPVEIQIRTWDMHRRAEFGIAAHWKYKANGQAGRALSAPDKSDLKRGDRNLEEKDNLQWIQQLADWTSETPDSSEFLGSLKDDLGSAEVYVFTPKGKIVSLPADATPVDFAYNVHTEVGHRTMGARVNGRLVPLDTKLENGDTVEVLTSKSDTAGPSRDWLSFVKSPKARNKIRQWFSKERRSESIEEGRDELTRAMRKRNLPVSALLTLEALVGVADDLNLPNADAVLAAIGEGQVSTQNVITHLVKDAGTNEVAEEAEQELLPLRPTQASKSKGNTPGIAVRGVTDVWVKLAHCCMPVPGDNIIGFITRNEGVSVHRVDCLNMINLRKREPERVVDVSWTSNKGLFMVKIQVEALDRPHLLSDVTRVLSDHGVNILSGTIATGSDRVATSQFSFEMADPGHLNTLLSAVRKIDGVFDVYRITGAKDSSEPRMRRMRDHYRD, encoded by the coding sequence ATGAGCGAGCATGAAGAGGATCTGCGCCCCGCCAACATGCTGGGCTGTGAGATCAGCCCGAATCCACTTGACCCCCTGGCGCCGATCGAGGCGATGTGCCGACAGCATCATCCCGATGAGGACATGGAGATTCTGTCACGCGCCTACACCCGCGCGGTGATCCAGCATGCCGAGCAACGCCGCCGTTCCGGCGAGCCGTACATCATTCATCCGTTGGCAGTGGCGCAGATTCTGGCCGACCTCGGCATGGGCCCTGGCGTCGTCGCCGCGGGATTGCTCCACGATACCGTGGAAGACACCGACTATACCCTCGATGAGTGCCGCGCCGAGTTCGGCGACACAGTGGCCGGTCTGGTCGACGGCGTGACCAAGCTGACGAAGATGGACTATGGCGATTCGGCGCAGGCCGAGACGATCCGCAAGATGGTCGTTGCGATGAGCCGCGATGTGCGCGTGCTCGTCGTCAAGCTCGCCGACCGTGTGCACAATGCCCGCACCTGGCGCTACGTCAAGCCCTCCAGCGCACAGAAGAAGGCCCGCGAGACGCTTGACGTCTATGCGCCGCTCGCCAATCGCCTCGGCATGAACGCCATCAAAACCGAGCTCGAGGAACTGAGCTTCAAGGTGCTCTATCCGAAGATCTACAACGAGATCGTCGTGCTCGTCGAACGTCGTGCCGGTCAGCGCGACGTGTACCTGAAGCAGATCATCGAGGAGATCCACGAGGATCTCGACGACGCGCACATCGACGCCTATGTGACCGGCCGCCCGAAGGACTACTTCTCGATCTACCAGAAGATGATCGTGCGCGGCCATGATTTCTCTGACATCTACGATCTGGTGGGCGTGCGCATCATCGTCGATTCGATTCGCGACTGCTATGCCGTGCTCGGTGCCGTGCATGCACGCTGGAGCCCGGTTCCCGGGCGGTTCAAGGACTACATCGCGATGCCGAAGCTCAACATGTACCAGAGCCTGCATACGACGGTGATGGGACCTGGCGGCAAGCCGGTGGAGATTCAGATTCGCACGTGGGACATGCACCGGCGCGCCGAATTCGGCATCGCCGCCCATTGGAAATACAAGGCGAACGGTCAGGCGGGCCGTGCGTTGAGCGCTCCCGACAAGTCCGATCTCAAGCGCGGGGACAGGAACCTCGAGGAGAAGGACAATCTGCAATGGATCCAGCAGCTCGCCGACTGGACGAGCGAGACCCCGGATTCCAGCGAGTTCCTCGGCTCTCTCAAAGACGACCTCGGTTCCGCGGAGGTGTACGTATTCACCCCCAAGGGCAAGATCGTCTCGCTGCCGGCCGATGCCACGCCGGTCGACTTCGCATACAACGTGCACACCGAGGTCGGTCACCGCACGATGGGCGCGCGTGTGAACGGGCGCTTGGTCCCCCTCGACACCAAGCTGGAGAATGGCGACACCGTCGAGGTGCTCACGTCGAAATCCGACACCGCCGGCCCGTCCCGTGACTGGTTGAGCTTCGTCAAAAGTCCGAAGGCACGCAACAAGATTCGCCAATGGTTCAGTAAGGAACGTCGCTCCGAGTCGATTGAGGAGGGGCGCGACGAACTCACGCGTGCGATGCGCAAGCGCAACCTACCGGTCTCCGCATTGCTCACGCTGGAGGCGCTTGTGGGCGTTGCCGACGATCTCAACCTGCCGAATGCCGATGCCGTGCTCGCGGCGATAGGCGAGGGGCAGGTGTCCACGCAGAATGTGATCACCCACCTGGTCAAAGACGCGGGAACGAACGAAGTGGCCGAGGAGGCCGAGCAGGAGCTCTTGCCGCTGCGGCCCACGCAGGCTTCGAAGTCGAAGGGCAACACCCCGGGGATCGCCGTCAGGGGTGTCACCGACGTGTGGGTCAAGCTCGCGCATTGCTGCATGCCGGTGCCGGGCGACAACATCATCGGCTTCATCACCCGCAACGAGGGTGTCTCAGTGCATCGCGTCGACTGCCTGAACATGATCAACCTGAGGAAACGCGAGCCGGAACGTGTCGTTGACGTCTCCTGGACGAGCAACAAGGGTCTGTTCATGGTGAAGATCCAGGTGGAGGCGCTCGATCGGCCTCATCTGCTGAGCGATGTGACCCGCGTGCTTTCCGACCATGGCGTCAACATTCTCTCCGGCACGATCGCCACTGGTTCCGATCGTGTGGCAACGAGCCAGTTCAGCTTCGAGATGGCCGACCCGGGGCACCTGAACACGCTGCTGTCGGCGGTGCGCAAGATCGATGGCGTCTTCGACGTGTACCGCATCACCGGTGCAAAGGACTCCAGCGAGCCGCGCATGCGCCGGATGCGCGACCATTACCGTGACTAG
- the dut gene encoding dUTP diphosphatase, with the protein MMFDEAYVEPERTEVLVAPVNPAQPVELHYMHAGDAGADLVTTAHVELGPFQRALVPTGVRIALPAGYVGLVHPRSGLAVKQGVTVLNAPGTIDAGYRGEIKVPLINLDPEHTAVFEPGDRIAQLVIQRYVQAEFIEASVLPGSDRAERGFGSSGV; encoded by the coding sequence CTGATGTTCGACGAGGCATATGTGGAGCCGGAGCGCACCGAGGTATTAGTCGCACCGGTCAATCCGGCACAGCCGGTGGAGTTGCATTACATGCATGCGGGGGACGCCGGTGCGGATCTTGTGACGACTGCACATGTGGAGTTGGGGCCTTTCCAGCGTGCACTGGTCCCAACCGGTGTACGTATCGCATTGCCGGCCGGCTACGTCGGTCTCGTGCACCCGCGATCGGGGTTGGCCGTGAAGCAGGGAGTGACGGTGCTCAATGCGCCGGGGACCATAGATGCCGGATATCGCGGTGAGATCAAGGTGCCGTTGATCAATCTCGATCCGGAACACACCGCGGTGTTCGAACCGGGCGACCGTATTGCGCAACTGGTGATTCAGCGCTATGTGCAGGCCGAATTCATCGAGGCGTCCGTATTGCCGGGTTCCGACCGCGCCGAGCGTGGGTTCGGCTCGAGCGGAGTGTGA
- a CDS encoding DUF4193 domain-containing protein, producing the protein MAQDYDSPRSKDEDEESLQALGKSSQNASNDMDDDENAIAEDYELPGADLSNEDASVTVIPMQGDEFICSECFLVKHRSQLAYTTPDGQPVCKECAA; encoded by the coding sequence ATGGCACAGGACTATGATTCCCCGCGCAGCAAGGACGAGGACGAGGAGTCGCTCCAGGCGCTCGGCAAGAGCTCGCAGAATGCCTCGAACGACATGGATGACGACGAGAACGCCATCGCCGAGGATTACGAGCTGCCGGGTGCGGATCTGAGCAATGAGGACGCATCGGTCACCGTGATCCCCATGCAGGGTGATGAGTTCATCTGTTCGGAATGTTTCCTGGTGAAGCATCGCAGCCAGTTGGCGTACACCACACCTGATGGCCAGCCGGTATGCAAGGAATGCGCCGCCTGA
- the sepH gene encoding septation protein SepH, giving the protein MFTFFDDDEGVKMGTGSFPAAQFDHVTPDGDLVFTADGMPFLVRVDDTFERAVLEAKQIRSEKRITTAVHQQRTLPISQIQSLIRAGADPEHIARQYELSEVIVRRFATSIEAEKKYAIEQFLRVRAPKESKVRTLSELIDRTLAAARVRPESVQWKATRRGLEPWRISATFISAGHRIHAEWSWNMHDNTVVCINNAASKLIGEMGSATGASFDDAGTQTALDEALPSSVDLPGDSARSARIEQTMRAWNGSGNEASSNETETHTAANAASTSDAHADATMNAMPENAGTTPAEEASQSESAPSAVEEPVQKGTDTSSQSDAPQSDDAHEFASSQEHKPDEPSQQRKRVPISALYPKQKAPVQFTPKNTGAQRPAIKPDAVQSQPEQHGDDDTPTQQQPQVHRNASEQHSPHRSNRASMPSWDEIMFGKDPHKHD; this is encoded by the coding sequence ATGTTCACATTTTTCGATGACGACGAAGGCGTGAAAATGGGTACTGGCTCCTTCCCCGCAGCACAATTCGACCATGTGACACCGGACGGTGACCTGGTGTTCACGGCCGACGGCATGCCGTTCCTGGTGCGTGTCGACGACACATTCGAACGGGCCGTGTTGGAGGCCAAGCAAATCCGTTCGGAGAAACGAATCACCACCGCGGTGCACCAGCAACGCACGCTGCCCATTTCGCAGATTCAATCGCTGATCCGCGCCGGCGCCGACCCGGAGCACATCGCCCGGCAGTATGAACTGAGCGAGGTGATCGTGCGCAGATTCGCCACCTCGATCGAAGCGGAGAAGAAGTACGCCATCGAACAGTTCCTGCGTGTGCGCGCACCCAAGGAAAGCAAGGTGCGCACGCTCTCCGAGCTCATTGACCGCACCTTGGCGGCCGCACGGGTGCGCCCCGAATCGGTGCAATGGAAGGCGACGCGGCGGGGTCTGGAACCGTGGCGTATCAGCGCCACCTTCATCTCGGCGGGGCATCGGATCCACGCCGAATGGTCGTGGAACATGCACGACAACACCGTGGTGTGCATCAACAACGCCGCGAGCAAGCTGATCGGCGAGATGGGATCTGCCACAGGCGCCTCGTTCGACGATGCGGGAACCCAGACCGCCCTCGACGAGGCCCTCCCCTCATCCGTCGACCTGCCAGGCGATTCGGCACGTTCGGCGCGCATCGAACAGACCATGCGAGCATGGAATGGGTCGGGGAACGAGGCATCCTCCAATGAGACCGAAACCCACACCGCGGCCAATGCCGCATCGACCTCGGATGCACACGCCGACGCCACCATGAACGCCATGCCGGAAAACGCCGGCACGACACCTGCCGAGGAAGCCTCGCAGTCTGAATCTGCACCATCCGCAGTCGAAGAGCCGGTGCAGAAGGGCACCGACACCTCCAGCCAGTCTGACGCCCCACAGTCCGACGATGCACATGAGTTCGCTTCGTCACAGGAGCACAAACCCGACGAACCGTCACAGCAGCGCAAACGTGTGCCGATCAGCGCACTGTACCCCAAGCAGAAGGCTCCAGTGCAATTCACTCCGAAGAACACCGGGGCCCAGCGTCCTGCCATCAAGCCGGATGCCGTGCAAAGCCAGCCGGAGCAGCATGGCGACGACGACACCCCCACCCAACAACAGCCACAGGTCCACAGGAACGCCTCGGAGCAGCATTCGCCGCACCGATCAAACCGGGCATCAATGCCAAGTTGGGACGAGATCATGTTCGGCAAGGATCCGCACAAGCACGACTGA
- a CDS encoding alkaline phosphatase family protein — MSVDIPDSGTLLGFVPTAQYGDEIDADRPSDVPVDLGSAQQGARGGALHISSVLPALSAAIGTPVRTDVHVDAEGLRQRLGMPCARSAIVVLVDGLGYWNLNMKLGYAPYMRSLMNEPLNQRPISTCSPSTTTAAMATFGTGTCPGLTGMAGYTQLNPRTGALSQLIQFRGAMHPEELQTEPTVFSLIRDAGNRATSVGLTRFMASPLTRAALRGSDYIGHDDANKRVRIAADTAKEPGLTYLYMREIDKAGHAYGWHSDEWQVALERVDMRLGQLRRQVPKGTLIVVIADHGMVTADQGDEARIDIALDPVLQQGVRLVGGEPRATMLYAQDGVDDESIAERWRARVGDRAWIRTKRQVIDCGLLGPMRPDVPEMLGDVFVYAARGNTIVDTRSQTEGATRMPGVHGSQTMMEMDVPCLIDLVD, encoded by the coding sequence ATGAGCGTAGATATTCCAGATTCCGGCACACTCCTCGGCTTTGTTCCCACAGCACAGTACGGCGATGAGATTGACGCCGACCGGCCGAGCGATGTGCCGGTTGATCTCGGGAGTGCACAGCAGGGAGCCCGTGGAGGCGCGCTGCATATCTCCTCGGTGCTGCCGGCGCTCAGTGCGGCCATCGGCACACCGGTGCGCACCGATGTGCACGTCGACGCCGAGGGCTTGCGCCAACGGCTCGGCATGCCGTGCGCCAGATCTGCAATCGTAGTGCTCGTGGATGGACTGGGGTACTGGAATCTCAACATGAAGCTCGGTTACGCGCCCTACATGCGCTCACTCATGAACGAACCGCTCAACCAACGTCCGATCAGCACATGCTCGCCAAGCACCACCACGGCGGCCATGGCCACCTTCGGCACCGGCACCTGCCCGGGATTGACAGGCATGGCCGGCTACACGCAGCTCAATCCCCGCACCGGCGCGCTGAGCCAACTCATCCAGTTCCGTGGTGCCATGCATCCCGAGGAACTGCAGACGGAACCTACCGTGTTCTCGCTCATCAGAGATGCCGGCAACCGCGCCACCAGCGTGGGACTGACCAGATTCATGGCGTCCCCGCTCACCCGTGCGGCGTTGCGCGGCTCCGATTACATTGGCCATGACGACGCGAACAAACGCGTGCGCATCGCCGCCGACACCGCCAAGGAACCCGGGCTCACTTACCTGTACATGCGTGAGATAGACAAGGCCGGCCACGCATACGGTTGGCACAGTGACGAATGGCAGGTGGCCCTCGAGCGGGTCGACATGCGATTGGGGCAGTTGCGCCGGCAAGTCCCGAAGGGCACGCTCATTGTGGTCATCGCCGACCATGGCATGGTGACCGCAGACCAAGGTGACGAGGCGCGTATAGACATAGCCTTAGATCCGGTGCTCCAGCAGGGCGTGAGACTGGTGGGAGGCGAACCCCGCGCCACGATGCTGTATGCCCAGGATGGTGTGGATGACGAGAGCATAGCCGAACGTTGGCGTGCGCGAGTGGGGGACCGTGCGTGGATTCGCACGAAACGGCAGGTGATTGATTGCGGTTTGCTCGGACCAATGCGGCCCGACGTTCCTGAGATGCTCGGCGATGTGTTCGTCTATGCCGCCAGAGGGAACACGATTGTGGACACGCGCTCGCAAACCGAAGGCGCCACCCGCATGCCCGGTGTGCATGGATCGCAGACGATGATGGAGATGGATGTGCCCTGCCTCATCGATCTCGTCGACTGA